Proteins co-encoded in one Brassica rapa cultivar Chiifu-401-42 chromosome A02, CAAS_Brap_v3.01, whole genome shotgun sequence genomic window:
- the LOC103854031 gene encoding purple acid phosphatase 7-like translates to MKMGVLTLSVRLMFLILCIFINGSFSKLERLGHPVTKSDGSLDILVFGDWGRKGGFNQSLVAHQMGIVGEQLDIDFVISVGDNFYDDGLKGDTDTSFEASFSHIYTHPSLQKQWYSVLGNHDYRGNVSAQLSQVLTQKDWRWFCRRSFVLCSGMVEFFFVDTNPFVKKYFTDPEDHTYDWSNVLPRKKYISNLLHDLDLEIKKSRATWKFVVGHHGIKTAGQHGVTQELVDQLLPILEENKVDLYINGHDHCLQHIGSEGEIQFLTSGGGSKAWRGDIQPWDPKELKLYYDGQGFMSLRITHSEVKFVFYDISGNVLHQSTVSKKSKTFGLF, encoded by the exons ATGAAAATGGGTGTGTTGACGCTTAGTGTGCGTTTGATGTTTCTAATTCTATGTATTTTCATCAATGGTTCTTTCTCGAAGCTTGAAAGGTTGGGGCATCCGGTGACGAAATCTGATGGCTCTTTGGACATTCTTGTCTTTGGAGATTGGGGTCGGAAAGGAGGTTTTAATCAATCACTTGTTGCTCACCAG ATGGGAATTGTTGGAGAGCAACTAGACATAGATTTTGTGATATCAGTTGGAGATAATTTTTATGACGATGGTTTAAAAGGAGACACTGATACTTCTTTTGAAGCTTCTTTCTCTCATATCTACACTCATCCTAGTCTACAAAAACAGtggtattctg TTTTGGGGAACCATGACTACCGAGGAAATGTTTCAGCACAACTAAGTCAAGTTCTCACCCAAAAAGATTGGAGATGGTTTTGTCGCAGATCTTTTGTCTTATGCTCAG GAATGGTGGAGTTTTTCTTCGTGGACACAAATCCatttgtaaaaaaatacttcacagaTCCAGAAGATCACACTTACGATTGGAGCAACGTCTTACCCAGAAAGAAATATATCTCCAACCTCTTACAT GATTTAGATTTAGAGATTAAGAAGTCGCGCGCCACATGGAAATTTGTCGTGGGACATCATGGGATCAAAACAGCAGGTCAACATGGGGTGACCCAAGAGCTAGTAGATCAACTTCTTCCAATTCTAGAg GAGAATAAAGTGGACTTGTACATAAACGGACATGATCATTGTTTGCAACACATTGGTTCTGAAGG TGAAATTCAATTTCTGACAAGCGGAGGAGGATCAAAGGCATGGAGAGGAGATATTCAGCCATGGGATCCAAAAGAACTCAAACTTTATTACGACGGACAAGGTTTCATGTCTCTTCGCATCACTCACTCTGAAGTTAAGTTCGTCTTCTATGACATTTCCGGCAATGTTCTTCACCAATCCACAGTGTCCAAAAAATCCAAGACTTTTGGTCTCTTTTAA